From one Amphiura filiformis chromosome 13, Afil_fr2py, whole genome shotgun sequence genomic stretch:
- the LOC140168285 gene encoding uncharacterized protein, which translates to MAVTRNTKRMVGVGVLLYIVVLVKLLSHIDAYFSTLDVTDELKSKLENGDNVIKMVPSKYLQLRSCLNSGTDTVILVLSKWGRFRQRAAIRETWGKDLTLSNSTLNAHIALLFIIEKGDLKLEHHVAEEFKKHRDILIGDFKDVDRKSDVLKVLLGVHWIVDHHCHLSNLVVVTASDEFYINLPLLQQNLQSVLLKTTLLDKFWIGYIREGLKPVRQINSPWFVSYGDYPMSVLPTICTMESGFVFSFGAAKDLHDKFIARKYTILPLLDVFVGVVARDGNWSIWQDESIITNFPQSIDICSAKYQTLTNGFHSPQFLSDIHRYNSTLDMPKQFQQECLDPNLSAVLPSNISNIGLFASMTNYVKNPKDACQSLDLPDQVFLLLLISSKPEHFTRRRVIRETYGKEKIIQNKRVRLLFVLGLSQSNQTNIDVQDEAQMYNDMIIFDFLESHLHLTLKVIGGLKWVTEHCQNAKFMYKGDDDVFVNIDVIVAHLSFDYNTLKQDNIDSKSGDHDRRSIIPKTYINGTMITKVYINDTFRIPKEKLYLGCINLGVVIRDKLSKFYVSEKDYRGKFFPPFQTGGGYVISGDVIPALFNASYSVPFINNDDVYQGILAKKIGVKPIHHDGFMNYHTKPTQQEDIGVGVCQLREQVWTLHGFSDDSLKKLWNIYLNANESCHHTK; encoded by the coding sequence ATGGCAGTTACAAGGAATACGAAGAGGATGGTAGGAGTGGGCGTACTACTCTACATCGTCGTTCTTGTTAAACTTTTGAGCCATATTGATGCGTATTTCTCTACGTTAGATGTAACCGATGAATTAAAAAGCAAATTGGAGAATGGAGACAATGTGATCAAAATGGTACCATCTAAATATCTGCAATTACGATCATGTCTAAATTCAGGAACAGATACTGTAATCCTTGTGTTGTCTAAGTGGGGTCGCTTTCGCCAACGTGCGGCTATACGGGAAACGTGGGGTAAAGATTTGACACTATCAAACAGCACGTTAAATGCTCACATTGCTCTTTTGTTTATAATTGAAAAGGGAGATCTTAAACTTGAACATCATGTTGCAGAAGAATTTAAAAAACACAGGGATATTCTTATAGGCGATTTTAAAGATGTTGATCGCAAGAGTGATGTCTTGAAAGTACTCCTTGGAGTTCACTGGATTGTTGACCATCATTGCCATCTCTCCAATCTTGTAGTAGTTACTGCTTCGGATGAATTCTACATCAATCTCCCATTGCTGCAACAAAACCTCCAATCTGTATTACTAAAGACCACTTTGTTAGACAAGTTTTGGATTGGCTACATCAGAGAGGGTTTGAAACCAGTTCGACAGATCAACAGCCCGTGGTTCGTATCGTATGGTGATTATCCTATGTCTGTGCTTCCAACGATATGTACCATGGAAAGTGGGTTTGTGTTTTCATTTGGAGCTGCCAAAGATTTACATGATAAGTTTATTGCTCGGAAATATACAATTCTTCCACTTTTGGATGTTTTTGTAGGGGTTGTCGCAAGGGATGGTAATTGGTCCATATGGCAAGATGAATCGATCATTACCAATTTTCCACAGTCTATTGATATCTGCTCAGCAAAATATCAGACACTCACAAATGGGTTTCACTCGCCTCAATTTTTATCTGATATTCATAGATACAATTCAACTTTAGATATGCCGAAACAATTCCAACAAGAATGCTTAGATCCCAATTTGAGTGCAGTTCTACCATCAAACATTTCTAACATAGGATTGTTTGCAAGTAtgacaaattatgtaaaaaatccCAAGGATGCTTGTCAAAGTCTTGACCTACCAGATCAGGTCTTCTTGCTTCTGTTGATCAGCTCTAAGCCGGAGCACTTTACCCGTCGTCGGGTCATACGCGAAACATATGGAAAAGAGAAGATCATTCAAAACAAACGCGTACGACTTCTTTTTGTACTTGGTTTATCGCAAAGCAATCAAACGAATATAGATGTACAAGATGAAGCTCAAATGTACAACGATATGATAATTTTTGACTTTTTGGAATCCCATTTACATTTAACGCTGAAAGTAATCGGCGGATTGAAATGGGTGACTGAACATTGTCAGAATGCAAAGTTCATGTATAAAGGAGACGATGATGTGTTTGTCAATATTGATGTTATTGTTGCGCATTTGAGCTTTGATTACAACACCTTGAAACAGGATAACATTGACTCCAAAAGTGGTGATCATGATAGGAGGTCAATAATTCCAAAAACTTACATTAATGGCACCATGATTACCAAAGTTTACATTAACGACACTTTTCGAATTCCAAAAGAAAAATTATATTTGGGATGTATAAATCTTGGTGTAGTAATAAGAGACAAGCTGTCCAAATTTTACGTCTCAGAAAAAGATTATCGAGGAAAATTTTTCCCACCATTCCAAACTGGTGGAGGTTACGTCATTTCTGGTGACGTCATTCCAGCTTTGTTCAATGCGAGTTATTCTGTGCCGTTTATAAATAATGATGATGTGTATCAAGGCATTCTGGCAAAGAAGATTGGGGTAAAGCCAATACACCACGATGGTTTCATGAATTATCACACAAAACCAACGCAGCAGGAAGACATTGGGGTTGGCGTTTGTCAGTTACGCGAGCAAGTTTGGACGCTGCACGGGTTCTCTGATGATTCCTTGAAGAAATTATGGAACATATATTTGAATGCGAATGAAAGCTGTCATCATACCAAGTAA